From the Primulina tabacum isolate GXHZ01 chromosome 15, ASM2559414v2, whole genome shotgun sequence genome, one window contains:
- the LOC142526871 gene encoding putative E3 ubiquitin-protein ligase RHA4A encodes MEEPQTSSPPHQYPQAIQLKLYQAFIFSIPILFSIILFLLFYLFYLKRRASGFSSTSPVLPRNDVNVTIPSDSDLKSELKNNLYTVLFDDYHKARDPLCCVCLGEFELKEELLQVPSCKHMFHRDCIRHWLHSSSTCPLCRTPVVSDNTRSTALESHHEYRLHDFPVNVMPVANPQQMQVLSPRQIQLQHPIMIEGSSSGSGSAC; translated from the exons ATGGAGGAACCCCAAACTTCCAGCCCGCCTCACCAGTATCCGCAAGCGATCCAACTTAAACTTTACCAGGCTTTCATATTCTCAATTCCTATTCTGTTTTCCATCATTCTTTTCCTTCTATTCTACTTGTTCTACCTCAAAAGAAGAGCTTCGGGCTTCTCATCTACTTCTCCAGTTCTTCCGAGGAACGATGTAAACGTGACAATA CCATCTGATTCGGATTTGAAAAGCGAGCTGAAGAACAACCTCTACACAGTCTTGTTTGATGATTATCACAAAGCAAGGGATCCACT GTGCTGTGTTTGCTTGGGAGAATTTGAGCTGAAAGAGGAGCTGCTCCAAGTGCCATCATGCAAGCACATGTTCCATAGAGACTGCATCCGCCATTGGCTCCACTCAAGTTCAACATGCCCGCTGTGTCGAACTCCAGTTGTATCTGATAATACTAGAAGCACCGCTCTTGAATCTCACCACGAATATCGGCTACATGATTTTCCGGTCAACGTGATGCCTGTTGCCAATCCCCAACAAATGCAGGTGCTGTCACCACGGCAAATCCAGCTGCAGCACCCCATAATGATTGAGGGATCATCAAGTGGAAGTGGTAGCGCTTGCTGA